The genome window GCAAGGCGCTCAACCCGACCGCAGCGTCGCCACGACCGCATCGCGCGCAAACAGATACAGCAGAGTCCTGAGCGCGGGTCCGCGCGCGCCGGTGAGGTCCGGGTCCGCGTCGAGCACCCGGCGCGCGTCGACGCGCGCGATCTCCAGCAGATCGCCATGGTGCGCGAGATCGGCGATGCGAAACTCGGGAATGCCGCTCTGGCGGGTTCCGAGCAGTTCGCCCGCGCCGCGCAGTTGCAGGTCCGCCTCGGCGATGACGAAACCGTCGTCGGTGTCGCGGAGGGTGGTGAGGCGTTTCTCGGCGGTTTCTCCCAGCGTGCCGTAGAGCAGCAGGCAGGCGGATGCCTCGGATCCCCGGCCGACGCGGCCGCGCAGCTGGTGGAGCTGAGCGAGGCCGAACCGCTCGGCGTGCTCGACGATGATGATCGAGGCATTGGGCACGTCGACGCCGACCTCGATCACCGTCGTCGCCACCAGCACCCGGGTGCGGCCTTCGAGGAAGCCCTGCATCGTCGCGTCGCGTTCCGGGCCTTTCATCCGGCCGTGGATGATCCCCACCTTGTCGGCACCCAGGGCCTCGGCGAGAGCGGCGCCGCGTTCCTCCACCGAGGTCAGCGGCGCGTCCTCCGCGTCCTCGACCCGCGGGCACACCCAATAGGCCTGCCGTCCGGCGGAGATCGCCCGGCGCACCGCATCCACCACCTCGGGCAGGCGGTTGAGCGCGACGAGGCGGGTGTCGATCGGTTTCCGCCCCGGCGGGCGCTCGTCGAGGCGCGAGACGTCCATGTCGCCATAGGCGGCGAGCATCAGGGTGCGGGGGATCGGCGTCGCGGTCATCACCAGCAGGTCGGTCTGCTGCCCCTTGTCGGAGAGCATCAACCGCTGCCGCACCCCGAATCGGTGCTGTTCGTCAACGATCGCAAGGCCGAGGCGGGCGAAGTTCACGTCATCTTGGAATAATGCGTGGGTGCCGATGGCGATTCCCGCGCGGCCTTCCGCGATCGCTTCGAGGGCGGCGGCGCGCTCCGCGCCCTTGTCGCGGCCGGTGAGCAGCACCGCCGTTACCCCGGCGGCTTCGGCGAGCGGCGCGATCGAGGCGTAGTGCTGGCGCGCCAGCAGGTCGGTGGGTGCCATGAACGCCGCCTGCGCGCCGGAATCCACCGCGCGCGCCATCGCCAGCAGTGCCACCGCGGTCTTGCCGGAGCCCACGTCGCCCTGCAGCAACCGCAGCATCCGCACCGGCTCGGCCATGTCGGCGTGGATTTCCGCCACCGCGCGCCGCTGCGCGCCGGTCAGGGCGAACGGCAGGGCGGCCTCGATCCGCGCTCCGACCGTGCCGCCGCCCGGCAGCGGAATCCCCGGCCGCGCGCGCGCCTTGGCCCGCACCAGCGAGAGCGCGAGCTGCGCCGCCAGCAGTTCGTCGAAGGCGAGCCGCCGCCGCGCGGGCGCGAGGGGCGCGCACGCGGCGGCCTCGGCCGGGCGATGCAGGGCTTCGAGCGCGGCGCGCCAGGACGGCCAGCCCTCGCGGCGGATCAGGTGCGGGTCGTTCCACTCCGGGAGGTCGGGCAGTTTCGCCAGCGCCGCGCGCGCGGCCTTGCCCACGACCTTCTGGGTCAGCCCGGCGGTGAGGCCGTAGAGCGGTTCGATCGCCGGGATCTCCGCCGCCTTGTCGAGCGGGACGATGTAGTCGGGGTGGCTGATCTGCGGGCTGTCGCGGAAACGCTCGACCCTGCCGCTGACGAGGCGGGTCGCGCCCTCGGGCAGTTGGGCGCGCAGGTAGTCCTCGCGCGCGTGGAAGAACACCAGGGTGATCTCGCCGCTGGCATCGGCGCAATGGACGCGGTAGGGCGCACGCGACCGGGACGGCGCGGGTTCGTGGCGCAGCACCTCCAGCGCCAGGGTCGCGACCGCGCCGTCGACGGTTTCGGCCACCGTCGGGCGGGCGGTGCGGTCGATGCACGAGACCGGCAGGTGCCAGAGGAGGTCGGCCACCGCTTCGCCGCCCACCGCGCGCGCCAGCAGCGGCGCGATCCGCGGGCCGACGCCGGAGAGGCTGGTGAGCGGCGCGAACAGCGGATAGAGAATCGTCGGACGCATCGGAACCGCCTGGGGTGACAACAAAAGCCAACCCCTGTATACCCTATCCCTGTGCCTCATCACCACCCGATCGCTTTCAGCGGAGCTTCCCATGAACGCCACCAACGCCCTTGAAATCCGGCGCAAGCGCCTGATGTTTCGTTCCGCCTATCGGGGCATGAAGGAACTCGATCTGGTGATCGGGGCGTTCTCGCAGGCCTACGTCCAGGGCTTCGACGCCGACGCGCTGCGCGAGTACGAAGCGATTCTCGACGTTCCCGACAGCGACCTGATGGACTGGCTGTGCGGCCGGTCGCCGGTGCCCGCGGCGATGGACACTCCGACGATGCGGCTGCTGATGAACTTCGACTACGTCAAGACGTTGCGTTGACCGATTTGCTCAAAGACCTGACGCCCGGCGCGCGGCTGGCGCTGACCGGCGTCGCGGCCGGCTACGACGCCCGCCTGCTCGGCGACCTCGCGCGCGCCGCGGCGGGCGGCATCCTTTACGTCGCCGCCGACGACGTGCAGCTCGCCCGTCTCGCCGAGGCGGTGGGATTCTTCGCCCCCGATATCGAGATCCTCGAATTTCCGGCCTGGGACACCGTGCCCTACGACCGCGCCTCGCCGCATGCCGAACTGGTCGGGCGGCGGCTGGAGACGCTTTCGCGGCTCGCCGACGAACCGGAGAAGTCCGGCCGCCTGATTCTCGCCACCGCCCGCGCGGCGGTGCAGAGGGTGCCGACGCGCGAGAGCATGGCGGGGGTCCACCTCGACCTTGCATCGGGCGCGACCCTCGACCCGGAAAAGCTGATCGCCTTCCTCGAACGCAACGGCTACGGCCGCGCCGAGCAGGTGCTGGAGCCGGGCGAATACGCGGTGCGTGGCGGCATCGTCGATATCTTTCCCTCGGGCGCGCCGGATCCGGCGCGGCTCGATTTCTTCGGCGACACGCTCGACACCCTGCGCGCCTTCGATCCGGTGACGCAGCGCACCACCCAACCGCTCGACCGCCTGACCCTGCGGCCGATCTCGGAGATCCGCCTCAACGAGGCGAGCATCGCGGCCTTTCGCAGCGGCTACCGCGAGCACTTCGGCGCGGTGACCGACGATCCGCTCTACGAGGCGGTCTCCGCCGGGCGGCGCTTTCCCGGCATGGAAAACTGGCTGCCGCTGTTCTCCGACGGGCTCGACACCCTGTTCGCCTATGCGCCCGAGGCGACGGTGGCGTTCGACGCCGGTCTGGCGGAAAGCCTCGAAGCCGCGTGGGACCAGATCGAGGAGTATTACGCCGCACGCAAGGCGGCGGAGAGCGTCAAGGACGGCTCGGCTCCCTATCATCCACTGCCGCCGAACCGCCTCTATCTCGACGACGCGGAGTGGAAGAGCCTTCTCGCCGCGCGCGCGGTGGCGCTGCTGACGCCGTTCGACGCGCCGCCGGAAGCGTTCGCCGACGCACCGGTGCGGGCGATGGACAGCCTGCCCGGGCGACCGTTCGCCGAGGCCAAGGGCCGCGCCCTCGAAACGGTGCTGCCGGAAATCTCCGCCTATCTCGCCGAGCAGCGCGGGCAGGGGCGGCGGGCGATGGTGGCGGCGCTCACCCACGGTTCGCGCGACCGCCTCGCCGGGATGCTGAAGGGGCTCGGTCCGGTGGTCACGGTGTCCGCCTGGGCCGAGGTCGAGGCGCTGCCGCCCGAGGTCCTGGCGGTGGTCGCGGTGCCGGTCGAACGCGGGTTCCGCGCGCCCGGCCTGTGCGTGATCGCCGAGCAGGACATCCTCGGCGACCGCCTCGCCCAGCCGCGCCGCAAGAAGGCGCGCAAGGCCGAGAACTTCATCGCCGACGCCTCGGCGCTCGCCGAGGGCGATCTCGTCGTTCACGCCGAGCACGGTATCGGCCGCTACGAGGGGCTGGAGACCGTCGCCGCCGGTGGCGCGCCGCACGACTGCCTGCGTCTCGTCTACGCCGACGGCGACAAGCTGTTCGTGCCGGTGGAGAACATCGAGGTCCTCTCGCGCTACGGCTCCGAGGACGCGGGCGTCGCCCTCGACCGCCTCGGCAGCCCGGCGTGGCAGGCGCGAAAGGCGAAGCTCAAGGAGCGCATCCGCGAGATCGCCGAACAGCTGATCAAGACGGCGGCGGCGCGGCAGGTGCGTAAGGCCGAGAGTCTCCAGCCGCCGGAAGGACTCTACGACGAGTTCGCCGCGCGCTTCCCCTACACCGAGACCGAAGATCAGATGAAGGCGATCGAGGACGTCATCGGCGATCTCTCGGCGGGCCGGGCGATGGACCGGCTGGTGTGCGGCGACGTCGGCTTCGGCAAGACCGAGGTGGCGATGCGTGCCGCGTTCGTCGCCGCGATGTCGGGCGTCCAGGTGGCGGTGGTGGTGCCGACGACGCTGCTGGCGCGCCAACACTACCGGGGCTTCCGCGAGCGCTTCGCGGGGCTGCCGCTCAAGGTCGAGATGCTCTCCCGGCTGGTGACGGCGAAGGCCTCGGCGCAGGTGCGCGACGGCCTGGAGAAGGGCACCGTCGACATCGTCATCGGCACCCACGCGCTGTTGTCGAAGACCATCCGGTTCGCGCGCCTCGGTCTGCTGATTGTCGACGAGGAGCAGCACTTCGGCGTCGCGCACAAGGAACGGCTGAAGCAGCTCAAGGCCGACGTCCACGTTCTCACCCTTTCGGCGACGCCGATCCCGCGCACCCTGCAAATGGCGCTCTCGGGGGTGAAGGAGCTGTCGATCATCGCCACGCCGCCGGTGGACCGTCTCGCCGTGCGCACCTTCGTGCTGCCGTTCGACCCGGTGATCATCCGCGAAGCGATCCTGCGCGAGCGATTCCGCGGCGGGCAGAGCTTCTATGTGTGCCCGAGAATCAAGGATATAGATACGGTTCTTGAGAGATTGCATCGGATGGTACCGGACATCCGCGTGGCGGTGGCGCACGGTCAGATGGCGGCCAAGGACCTGGAAGACGTGATGACCGCGTTCTCCGACGGCGCCTACGACGTGCTGGTCGCCACCAACATCATCGAGAGCGGTCTCGACCTGCCGAACGTCAACACCATCGTTATCCACCGTTCCGATCTGTTCGGTCTGTCGCAGCTCTATCAGTTGCGCGGCCGCGTCGGCCGCGGCAAGGCGCGCAGTTACGCCTATCTCACGCTGCCGCACGACCGCCAGGTGGGCAAGACCGCGCTCAAGCGGCTCGACGTGATGCACTCGCTCGACAGCCTCGGCGCGGGGTTCAGCCTCGCCTCTCATGATCTCGACATCCGCGGTGCGGGCAACCTTCTCGGCGACGAGCAATCCGGCCACATCAAGGAAGTCGGCATCGAGCTCTACCAGCACCTGCTGGAAGAGGCGGTGGCGGCGGCGCGCGACGGCGGCGAAGGTGCGGCCGCGGCGGACTCCTGGTCGCCGCAGATTTCGCTCGGAATGCCGGTGCTGATTCCCGAAGCCTACGTCGCCGATCTCTCGGTCCGCCTCGGCCTCTATCGCCGCATCGCGGAAATCGCCGACGCGGCGGAGGGCGAGGCGCTGGCGGCGGAAATGATCGATCGCTTCGGTCCGTTGCCGGGCGAGGTCGAGAACCTGCTCGACGTGGTGGCGCTCAAGGCGCTGTGCCTCAAGGCCAACGTCGAACGCTTCGACGCGGGGCCGAAAGGCGGCGTGATCTCCTTCCGCAACGGCGAGTTTCCCAATCCCGCCGGTCTGGTGCGCTACATTTCCCAGAACGTTGCGACGGTGAAGATCCGCCCGGATCAGAAACTCGTGGTGATGCGCCAGTGGGACGATGCCGGGGTGCGCCTTTCCGGCGCGCGGCGGGTCATGGACGCGTTGGCCGGGATCGCGGCTGAGGGCTGAAGTTGCCGGGCTCGGCGGCGGCGAGTTCTTCGCCCGCCGTCGCGACGTCGAGCATTCGCACCAGCACCTCGGGCTCGTGCGCGCCGGTGATCACGAAGCTGTCGTTGAGCACGAACAAAGGTACGCCGAGCGTGCCGGAGCGTTGCGCCGCGGTCGCCTCGTCGCGCAACGCGTCGGCGAGGGCGTCGTCGGCGAGCGCGGCGGCGACCTCCGTCTCGGAGATCCCGGCGCGGGTGGCGGCGGCGGTCAGGACCTCGGCGTCGCCGATATCGCGGCCTTGGCAGAAATGGGCGGCGAACAGCGCCTCGGCCACTTCGGTCTGCACGCCGAAGCGGTGTGCGAGACGGATCACGCGGTGCGCGTCGAGCGTCGGCGGCACCCGGCGGATCGCATCGAACGCGAAGCGGATGCCGAGCGATCGGCCGATGTCCTCCAGCGAGTTGAGAAGGCGTTTGCCGCGCAGCGCGCCGCCGAACTTGCGCTCGATGTAGACCGGGAACTCGATGCCGCTGTCCGGCAGGTCGGGGTTGAGAAAGTAGGGCCGCCACACCAGCGACGGCGTCAG of uncultured Alphaproteobacteria bacterium contains these proteins:
- a CDS encoding DSBA oxidoreductase gives rise to the protein MQIAIHFDVICPWCFIGLRRLRAAIARRAGLTPSLVWRPYFLNPDLPDSGIEFPVYIERKFGGALRGKRLLNSLEDIGRSLGIRFAFDAIRRVPPTLDAHRVIRLAHRFGVQTEVAEALFAAHFCQGRDIGDAEVLTAAATRAGISETEVAAALADDALADALRDEATAAQRSGTLGVPLFVLNDSFVITGAHEPEVLVRMLDVATAGEELAAAEPGNFSPQPRSRPTRP
- the mfd gene encoding Transcription-repair-coupling factor codes for the protein MTDLLKDLTPGARLALTGVAAGYDARLLGDLARAAAGGILYVAADDVQLARLAEAVGFFAPDIEILEFPAWDTVPYDRASPHAELVGRRLETLSRLADEPEKSGRLILATARAAVQRVPTRESMAGVHLDLASGATLDPEKLIAFLERNGYGRAEQVLEPGEYAVRGGIVDIFPSGAPDPARLDFFGDTLDTLRAFDPVTQRTTQPLDRLTLRPISEIRLNEASIAAFRSGYREHFGAVTDDPLYEAVSAGRRFPGMENWLPLFSDGLDTLFAYAPEATVAFDAGLAESLEAAWDQIEEYYAARKAAESVKDGSAPYHPLPPNRLYLDDAEWKSLLAARAVALLTPFDAPPEAFADAPVRAMDSLPGRPFAEAKGRALETVLPEISAYLAEQRGQGRRAMVAALTHGSRDRLAGMLKGLGPVVTVSAWAEVEALPPEVLAVVAVPVERGFRAPGLCVIAEQDILGDRLAQPRRKKARKAENFIADASALAEGDLVVHAEHGIGRYEGLETVAAGGAPHDCLRLVYADGDKLFVPVENIEVLSRYGSEDAGVALDRLGSPAWQARKAKLKERIREIAEQLIKTAAARQVRKAESLQPPEGLYDEFAARFPYTETEDQMKAIEDVIGDLSAGRAMDRLVCGDVGFGKTEVAMRAAFVAAMSGVQVAVVVPTTLLARQHYRGFRERFAGLPLKVEMLSRLVTAKASAQVRDGLEKGTVDIVIGTHALLSKTIRFARLGLLIVDEEQHFGVAHKERLKQLKADVHVLTLSATPIPRTLQMALSGVKELSIIATPPVDRLAVRTFVLPFDPVIIREAILRERFRGGQSFYVCPRIKDIDTVLERLHRMVPDIRVAVAHGQMAAKDLEDVMTAFSDGAYDVLVATNIIESGLDLPNVNTIVIHRSDLFGLSQLYQLRGRVGRGKARSYAYLTLPHDRQVGKTALKRLDVMHSLDSLGAGFSLASHDLDIRGAGNLLGDEQSGHIKEVGIELYQHLLEEAVAAARDGGEGAAAADSWSPQISLGMPVLIPEAYVADLSVRLGLYRRIAEIADAAEGEALAAEMIDRFGPLPGEVENLLDVVALKALCLKANVERFDAGPKGGVISFRNGEFPNPAGLVRYISQNVATVKIRPDQKLVVMRQWDDAGVRLSGARRVMDALAGIAAEG
- a CDS encoding conserved hypothetical protein (Evidence 4 : Homologs of previously reported genes of unknown function), with product MNATNALEIRRKRLMFRSAYRGMKELDLVIGAFSQAYVQGFDADALREYEAILDVPDSDLMDWLCGRSPVPAAMDTPTMRLLMNFDYVKTLR
- the recG gene encoding ATP-dependent DNA helicase RecG — its product is MRPTILYPLFAPLTSLSGVGPRIAPLLARAVGGEAVADLLWHLPVSCIDRTARPTVAETVDGAVATLALEVLRHEPAPSRSRAPYRVHCADASGEITLVFFHAREDYLRAQLPEGATRLVSGRVERFRDSPQISHPDYIVPLDKAAEIPAIEPLYGLTAGLTQKVVGKAARAALAKLPDLPEWNDPHLIRREGWPSWRAALEALHRPAEAAACAPLAPARRRLAFDELLAAQLALSLVRAKARARPGIPLPGGGTVGARIEAALPFALTGAQRRAVAEIHADMAEPVRMLRLLQGDVGSGKTAVALLAMARAVDSGAQAAFMAPTDLLARQHYASIAPLAEAAGVTAVLLTGRDKGAERAAALEAIAEGRAGIAIGTHALFQDDVNFARLGLAIVDEQHRFGVRQRLMLSDKGQQTDLLVMTATPIPRTLMLAAYGDMDVSRLDERPPGRKPIDTRLVALNRLPEVVDAVRRAISAGRQAYWVCPRVEDAEDAPLTSVEERGAALAEALGADKVGIIHGRMKGPERDATMQGFLEGRTRVLVATTVIEVGVDVPNASIIIVEHAERFGLAQLHQLRGRVGRGSEASACLLLYGTLGETAEKRLTTLRDTDDGFVIAEADLQLRGAGELLGTRQSGIPEFRIADLAHHGDLLEIARVDARRVLDADPDLTGARGPALRTLLYLFARDAVVATLRSG